From the Hyphomicrobium sp. ghe19 genome, one window contains:
- a CDS encoding 8-amino-7-oxononanoate synthase — translation MPGNHERALDALLRRGRLRTLETAHGIDFTSNDYLGLAQSRELAQAVEQAIARGVPVGAGGSRLLRGNHEEHEALERQAASFFGGETALFFGGGFIANSALLSTLPSRGDLIIYDEFIHASAHDGMRLSKANSVAVRHNDAQAFEDSIAAWRRDGGTGQPWIVIESLYSMDGDRAPIRDLFDVARRHDAMLIIDEAHATGVFGASGRGLAADLEGNDNVISLHTCGKALGAMGALVIGPRVIRDFLVNRGRPFIYATAPSPLIAATVRAALAICETQPERRERLMSLIAHAERELTAKTRFTPSGSQILPLIVGGDVPAVALAKSMQSRGYDIRAIRPPTVPEGTSRLRLTITLNVDEIAITRLVDDIAAAEAETAA, via the coding sequence ATGCCCGGCAATCATGAGCGTGCGCTCGACGCGCTCCTCCGCCGCGGGCGTTTGAGGACGCTCGAAACGGCGCACGGCATCGATTTCACATCGAACGATTATCTTGGGCTCGCGCAATCGCGCGAGCTGGCGCAGGCGGTCGAGCAGGCGATTGCGCGCGGCGTACCGGTGGGCGCCGGCGGCTCACGTCTTTTGCGCGGCAATCACGAAGAACACGAGGCGTTGGAGAGGCAAGCCGCGAGCTTTTTCGGCGGCGAGACGGCGTTGTTCTTTGGCGGCGGCTTCATCGCCAATTCGGCTCTGCTCTCGACGTTGCCATCGCGAGGCGACCTGATCATTTACGACGAGTTCATTCATGCAAGCGCTCACGACGGCATGCGCTTGTCGAAGGCGAACTCAGTCGCGGTTCGTCATAACGATGCGCAAGCCTTCGAGGATAGCATCGCGGCTTGGCGGCGGGACGGCGGGACGGGGCAGCCGTGGATCGTCATCGAAAGCCTGTACAGCATGGACGGCGACCGGGCGCCGATCCGGGATCTCTTCGACGTCGCGCGGCGCCACGACGCGATGCTCATCATCGACGAAGCGCACGCGACCGGCGTCTTCGGCGCGAGCGGCCGCGGACTTGCAGCCGATCTCGAAGGCAACGACAATGTCATTAGTTTGCATACGTGCGGCAAGGCGCTTGGCGCCATGGGCGCGCTTGTCATTGGGCCGCGCGTCATTCGCGATTTTCTCGTCAATCGCGGACGGCCGTTCATTTACGCAACCGCTCCGTCACCGTTGATTGCGGCGACAGTGCGCGCGGCGCTCGCGATCTGTGAGACGCAGCCGGAACGGCGGGAGCGTCTCATGAGCCTCATCGCGCATGCGGAACGGGAACTCACGGCGAAGACGCGCTTTACTCCTTCCGGTTCACAAATACTGCCGCTGATCGTCGGCGGCGATGTCCCTGCGGTAGCGCTTGCGAAATCGATGCAGAGCCGCGGCTACGATATACGCGCTATCCGTCCGCCGACGGTGCCGGAAGGCACGTCCCGGCTGCGCCTCACGATCACGCTCAACGTGGATGAAATCGCAATCACACGGCTCGTCGACGATATCGCTGCGGCCGAAGCGGAGACCGCGGCATGA
- the bioB gene encoding biotin synthase BioB has translation MTSPVTRLDASARTGSRGGPAIRHDWTGAEALALYELPLMDLLFRAQSVHRTSFDPNKVQMSRLLSIKTGGCAEDCGYCSQSAHHKTGLKASKLMEVERVLSEARKAKAAGATRYCMGAAWRSPKARDMDVVVAMVEGVKALGMETCMTLGMLSDDDIVKLRDAGLDYYNHNVDTSEAYYDKVITTRTYADRLDTLARVRDAGMKVCSGGIVGMGEERQDRVDMLVTLANLEEHPESVPINMLIAIPGTPLGDTERIDPIDFVRTIAVARIMMPKSFVRLSAGRTEMSDEMQALCFFAGANSIFVGDTLLTADNPGEDKDSKLFAKLGLSALDIEIADPHEAELASTAVQRDARQS, from the coding sequence ATGACCTCACCCGTTACCCGTCTCGATGCCTCTGCCCGTACAGGAAGCCGCGGAGGCCCGGCAATCCGCCATGACTGGACGGGCGCCGAAGCTCTGGCGCTCTACGAGCTTCCGCTCATGGATTTGCTATTTCGCGCCCAAAGCGTGCATCGGACGTCTTTCGACCCGAACAAAGTTCAGATGAGCCGTCTCCTGTCGATCAAGACCGGCGGCTGCGCGGAAGACTGCGGCTACTGCAGCCAGTCCGCTCACCACAAGACCGGCCTCAAGGCATCGAAGCTGATGGAGGTCGAGCGCGTCCTCTCCGAGGCCCGGAAAGCAAAGGCCGCCGGCGCGACGCGCTATTGCATGGGCGCCGCATGGCGCAGCCCCAAAGCGCGCGACATGGACGTCGTCGTCGCAATGGTTGAAGGCGTCAAAGCGCTCGGCATGGAAACGTGCATGACGCTCGGCATGCTCTCGGACGACGATATCGTCAAGCTGCGCGACGCCGGGCTCGATTATTACAATCACAACGTCGATACGTCCGAGGCCTACTACGACAAGGTCATCACCACGCGGACGTACGCGGACCGGCTGGATACGCTGGCGCGCGTTCGCGATGCGGGCATGAAGGTTTGCTCGGGCGGCATCGTCGGCATGGGCGAAGAGCGGCAAGATCGCGTCGACATGCTCGTGACGCTCGCCAATCTCGAAGAGCATCCGGAGAGCGTGCCGATCAATATGCTGATCGCCATTCCCGGAACGCCTCTCGGAGACACCGAGCGGATCGACCCAATCGATTTCGTCCGCACCATCGCGGTCGCCCGCATCATGATGCCGAAGTCGTTCGTGCGTCTCTCGGCGGGACGCACAGAAATGAGCGACGAGATGCAGGCGCTTTGCTTCTTTGCAGGCGCCAATTCGATCTTCGTCGGCGATACGCTGCTGACGGCGGACAATCCGGGCGAGGACAAGGACAGCAAGCTTTTTGCGAAACTCGGCCTGTCGGCGCTCGACATCGAAATTGCCGATCCTCACGAGGCGGAGCTAGCATCCACTGCGGTTCAACGGGATGCCCGGCAATCATGA